From Thermoanaerobacterales bacterium, a single genomic window includes:
- a CDS encoding metalloregulator ArsR/SmtB family transcription factor: MQRGLTDWQAQILKGLGHPTRVRIIETLRGGERCVCEIMEELALEQSNVSQHLAVLKKLDILASRKDGLKMMYRVRHPQVFTILDLLKTMIAARARETLAVLKEAGGK, from the coding sequence ATGCAACGCGGTCTTACCGACTGGCAGGCCCAGATCCTTAAGGGTCTCGGACACCCGACCCGGGTGCGCATCATTGAGACCCTCCGCGGGGGCGAACGCTGTGTCTGCGAGATTATGGAAGAACTGGCCCTGGAGCAGTCCAATGTGTCACAGCACCTGGCCGTCCTGAAGAAGCTCGATATCCTGGCCTCGCGGAAGGACGGCCTGAAGATGATGTACCGCGTCCGGCACCCCCAGGTATTCACCATCCTCGACCTTTTGAAGACCATGATTGCCGCCCGCGCCCGGGAAACCCTGGCCGTTCTCAAAGAGGCAGGGGGAAAATAG
- a CDS encoding ABC transporter permease, whose protein sequence is MSTLGWRLRWDKKLTPSPWAVVLVPALAVVLALAVGAVFLILSGREPLALYREMFSGAFGSGYGLSETVVKAIPLSLAGLGLSLAFRMQLWNIGGEGQLYMGACAATGVALALAGQPAWVLLPLMVLAGLAAGGVWALLTALPRAYLGVNEIITSLMLNYVAILWVDYLVYGPWRDPAGFNFPLTATFTEGAVLPSLGDTRIHAGLLFALLAVLILYVILEHTRWGFEIRVIGESERAARYAGMKITRNILLVMLVSGALCGLAGMSEVSGLAHRLQPGFSPGYGYTAIIVAVLARLNPLAVLPVAFLFGGLQVGGYMVQTAGVPAAIVAMLTGAVLFFVLGGEILLRYRFRLVRGGMAT, encoded by the coding sequence ATGAGCACCCTCGGGTGGCGCTTGCGGTGGGACAAGAAGCTGACCCCCTCCCCGTGGGCGGTCGTCCTCGTGCCGGCGCTGGCCGTTGTCCTGGCCCTGGCCGTGGGAGCGGTGTTCCTCATCCTTTCCGGCCGGGAGCCGCTTGCCCTCTACCGAGAGATGTTCAGCGGCGCTTTCGGTTCCGGTTACGGCCTGAGTGAAACCGTAGTCAAGGCCATCCCCCTGAGCCTGGCCGGGCTGGGATTGAGCCTCGCCTTCCGGATGCAGCTCTGGAACATCGGGGGTGAGGGCCAGCTCTACATGGGGGCCTGCGCCGCCACCGGGGTGGCCCTGGCCCTGGCGGGCCAGCCGGCCTGGGTGCTGCTGCCCCTGATGGTCCTGGCCGGGCTGGCGGCCGGGGGCGTGTGGGCCCTGCTGACGGCCCTGCCCCGGGCCTACCTCGGCGTCAACGAGATCATCACCTCCCTGATGCTCAATTACGTGGCCATCCTCTGGGTCGATTACCTGGTCTACGGGCCCTGGCGCGACCCGGCGGGCTTCAACTTTCCCCTGACGGCGACCTTCACGGAGGGGGCCGTCCTCCCGAGCCTGGGGGACACCCGCATCCATGCCGGTTTGCTCTTCGCGCTGCTGGCCGTCCTCATTCTTTATGTTATTCTTGAGCATACCCGCTGGGGGTTTGAGATCCGGGTCATCGGGGAAAGCGAGCGGGCGGCGCGCTACGCCGGGATGAAGATCACGCGGAATATCCTGCTCGTTATGCTCGTCAGCGGGGCCCTGTGCGGCCTCGCCGGGATGAGCGAGGTTTCCGGGCTCGCGCACCGTCTGCAGCCCGGTTTCTCTCCCGGGTACGGCTACACCGCGATCATCGTCGCCGTCCTGGCCCGCCTGAACCCGCTGGCGGTCCTGCCGGTAGCCTTTCTTTTCGGGGGCCTGCAGGTCGGCGGCTATATGGTCCAAACCGCCGGCGTGCCGGCGGCCATCGTGGCCATGCTTACCGGAGCCGTCCTGTTCTTCGTGTTGGGCGGGGAAATCCTGCTGCGTTACCGGTTCCGGCTGGTCCGGGGAGGGATGGCAACGTGA
- a CDS encoding DUF1156 domain-containing protein: MIERNFDIPFVAAMALREKQIQQNYRPVIAVHKWFARRPGTLFRALLLAEFTQGPLRETYFQPHRLEGIRVADPFMGGGTPLIEANRIGCGIIGYDINPMAYWIVRQEIERLDLDAYRLAAAQLRQELEKQVGRFYRTRCLECGSPEAYVKYFIWVKTQHCVKCGREFELFPGYLLAENRRHPLNVIICRNCGELNEVPDRKAPGDCRVCTQPLQVSGPARHNRCTCPHCGHINSYPNPAAGPPTHRMVAIEYHCPSCKPHHRGRFFKKPDGDDLSRYAEVEAMWTQTTPLYTPDEEIPAGDETDRLHRWGYRRYREMFNGRQLLGLELSCRLIAKVHDERVRNALATNLSDLLRYQNMLCRYDTMALKSLDIFSVHGFPVGLIPCESNLLGIPNGLPGTNVGSGGWSNIVDKYARAKAYCENPYEIRYQNGRKILDKIPGEWIGDYRDSTIPAERREVRLHCGSSTLAEIPPASLDAVVTDPPYFANVQYAELMDFCYVWLRRLAIDVGDAFRRMSTRDPNELTGNATLGRDLNHFTEGMSTVFRRMAQALKPGAPLVFTYHHNAIDAYYPIAVAILDAGLTCSACLPCPAEMGASIHINGTASSIVDTVFICRSTGSVPRRTIVTKPEDLARLVLADLEQLQAGDVKPTHGDIRCITYGHLVRLAIWHLRALWQKDGTTPEKLTLIAKAIADLGGPGGVQSYLSDALSSLPRNRRATAHEATTIYEVDTDEIPF, from the coding sequence ATGATTGAACGGAACTTTGATATCCCCTTCGTAGCCGCTATGGCTCTTCGGGAAAAACAGATTCAGCAGAATTACCGCCCGGTTATCGCCGTCCACAAGTGGTTCGCCCGGCGACCGGGCACACTTTTCCGCGCGCTTCTCCTGGCTGAATTCACCCAGGGACCATTAAGGGAAACCTACTTTCAACCCCACCGCCTTGAGGGAATCAGGGTGGCAGATCCTTTTATGGGCGGAGGCACCCCTCTCATTGAGGCTAACCGCATCGGCTGCGGTATCATCGGCTACGACATTAACCCAATGGCCTATTGGATTGTCCGTCAGGAAATCGAACGCCTGGATCTTGACGCCTACCGCTTGGCGGCGGCGCAACTTCGCCAGGAGCTTGAAAAACAGGTTGGAAGGTTCTATCGGACCCGTTGTCTCGAATGCGGTTCTCCCGAGGCGTATGTCAAGTACTTTATCTGGGTCAAGACCCAACACTGTGTAAAATGCGGCCGGGAATTTGAACTTTTTCCCGGATACCTGCTGGCTGAAAACAGGCGGCATCCCCTCAATGTAATCATTTGCAGGAACTGTGGGGAGTTAAACGAAGTGCCGGACCGCAAGGCTCCCGGTGACTGTCGTGTCTGCACGCAACCGTTGCAAGTTAGCGGCCCCGCACGCCACAACCGTTGTACCTGTCCACATTGCGGTCACATCAACTCATATCCTAACCCGGCGGCCGGTCCGCCCACCCACCGTATGGTAGCCATTGAATATCATTGTCCGTCCTGCAAACCCCACCATCGAGGGCGATTCTTTAAAAAACCTGACGGGGATGATTTATCCCGGTACGCTGAAGTAGAAGCTATGTGGACACAAACCACCCCGTTGTACACGCCGGACGAAGAAATCCCGGCGGGTGATGAAACGGACCGCCTCCACCGGTGGGGTTACCGGCGGTACCGGGAGATGTTTAACGGGCGTCAGTTATTGGGTTTGGAATTGAGTTGCCGGTTAATCGCCAAGGTACACGATGAGCGGGTTAGAAATGCCCTGGCGACTAACCTATCCGACCTGTTGCGCTACCAGAACATGCTCTGCCGCTACGATACTATGGCCCTGAAGTCCTTGGACATTTTCTCAGTCCACGGCTTTCCAGTGGGTTTGATCCCGTGTGAATCCAATCTGCTGGGTATCCCCAACGGGTTACCGGGCACCAATGTGGGCAGCGGAGGATGGTCAAACATCGTAGACAAGTATGCCCGGGCCAAGGCTTATTGCGAAAATCCCTACGAAATCCGCTACCAAAACGGGCGAAAGATACTGGATAAAATTCCCGGGGAATGGATCGGCGATTACCGGGATTCAACCATCCCCGCGGAAAGGCGGGAAGTCAGGCTACATTGCGGGAGTTCAACCCTTGCTGAGATTCCTCCCGCATCTCTTGATGCTGTAGTTACGGACCCTCCGTATTTTGCTAATGTGCAGTACGCGGAGTTGATGGACTTTTGCTATGTTTGGTTACGTCGCCTGGCGATAGACGTCGGAGACGCTTTCCGGAGGATGTCAACGCGTGATCCTAACGAACTAACCGGGAATGCGACCCTGGGGCGGGACTTAAACCATTTCACGGAGGGAATGAGCACCGTTTTCCGCCGCATGGCACAAGCCCTGAAGCCCGGTGCGCCCTTAGTGTTTACTTATCACCATAACGCAATAGATGCCTATTACCCTATTGCCGTCGCCATTCTGGACGCAGGCCTGACCTGCTCTGCTTGCCTCCCCTGCCCGGCCGAAATGGGCGCCTCGATACATATCAACGGGACAGCGTCTTCTATCGTCGATACGGTCTTTATCTGTCGGTCGACCGGTTCCGTTCCCCGGCGGACGATTGTCACCAAGCCGGAGGATCTGGCCCGGTTGGTTCTTGCAGATCTTGAGCAGCTACAGGCTGGTGACGTCAAGCCTACTCACGGCGACATCCGTTGTATCACGTACGGCCACTTGGTTCGATTGGCGATCTGGCACTTGCGTGCCTTGTGGCAAAAAGATGGCACGACACCGGAGAAGTTAACCTTAATTGCAAAGGCCATTGCCGATCTCGGCGGGCCTGGCGGTGTACAGAGCTATCTCTCGGATGCCTTATCCTCACTTCCGCGAAACCGTCGTGCAACCGCTCACGAAGCGACAACCATTTACGAGGTCGATACCGATGAAATACCCTTTTGA
- a CDS encoding cytidine/deoxycytidylate deaminase family protein — translation MRPTWDEVFMDLARLMARRSTCLRRQVGAVLVRDHRAIASGYNGPPSGLLHCAERGGCLREQLGVPSGHRQEICRALHAEQNVVLQLAITGLSGRDTTLYVTHFPCFTCAKMLVQLGVREVVYAEGYPDDFSRDILEEAGVVCRPFARTE, via the coding sequence ATGCGCCCGACCTGGGACGAAGTCTTTATGGACCTGGCCCGCCTGATGGCTCGCCGCTCCACCTGCCTGCGGCGGCAGGTCGGGGCGGTCCTGGTGCGCGACCACCGGGCCATCGCTTCGGGCTATAACGGCCCGCCGTCGGGGCTTCTACACTGCGCGGAGCGAGGAGGCTGCCTGCGCGAGCAGCTCGGGGTCCCGTCCGGCCACCGCCAGGAGATCTGCCGCGCCCTGCACGCCGAGCAGAACGTCGTCCTGCAGCTCGCTATCACCGGTCTGTCCGGGCGGGACACCACCCTGTATGTCACCCATTTCCCCTGTTTTACCTGCGCCAAGATGCTTGTCCAGCTCGGGGTGCGGGAGGTGGTCTACGCCGAGGGCTACCCCGACGATTTCAGCCGGGACATCCTAGAAGAGGCGGGGGTGGTCTGTCGTCCCTTCGCAAGAACGGAGTAA
- a CDS encoding NADH:flavin oxidoreductase, whose protein sequence is MPNLFSALETPKLSLKNRIVMPPMANNLCAENGAVNDILIAHYQRRAEAEVALLIVEHSYVLPSGRAGRKQLGIHDDALVAGLRRLVDEVHRRGAKIGIQITHAGSNTSSEVLGHQPLAPSPVPHPSKRYNEVPKELSKDELGTIRESFAAAARRAKEAGFDMVEIHGAHGYLLNQFFSPLTNRRDDEYGGSFENRLRFPREVVAAVRQAVGETFCIFYRFGADDQMAGGITTDDARRAAPLLVEAGVDVLDLSGGMCGASSKTGTGFFNYLAEAVKPVVNVPVMVTGGLGDPRQANRVIEEGIADLVGIGRALLADPEWALKAKTVVNG, encoded by the coding sequence ATGCCAAACCTGTTCAGCGCATTGGAAACGCCCAAGCTGAGCTTAAAGAACCGCATCGTTATGCCGCCGATGGCCAACAACCTTTGTGCGGAAAACGGGGCCGTCAACGACATCCTGATCGCCCACTACCAACGGCGGGCGGAGGCCGAAGTGGCCCTGCTGATCGTGGAGCACAGCTATGTGCTTCCTTCGGGGCGCGCCGGCAGAAAACAACTGGGCATTCATGATGATGCGCTGGTCGCGGGGCTAAGGAGACTGGTCGACGAGGTGCACCGGCGGGGGGCAAAGATCGGCATCCAGATTACCCACGCCGGCAGCAATACCAGCAGCGAGGTGCTCGGCCATCAGCCGCTGGCCCCATCACCGGTGCCTCACCCGAGCAAGCGGTATAACGAGGTACCGAAGGAACTTTCCAAGGATGAGCTGGGTACGATAAGGGAGTCCTTCGCCGCCGCCGCCCGGCGCGCCAAGGAGGCCGGCTTTGACATGGTGGAGATCCACGGGGCCCACGGGTACCTGCTCAACCAGTTCTTCTCTCCCTTGACCAACCGGCGCGACGACGAATACGGAGGCTCGTTTGAGAACCGGCTGCGCTTTCCGCGGGAAGTGGTCGCGGCGGTGCGGCAGGCTGTGGGGGAGACTTTCTGTATCTTTTACCGCTTCGGCGCGGATGATCAGATGGCGGGCGGCATAACGACCGATGACGCCCGCAGGGCCGCTCCCCTGCTGGTCGAAGCGGGGGTGGATGTCCTGGACCTCTCGGGGGGCATGTGCGGCGCATCGTCGAAGACGGGTACCGGCTTTTTCAACTATTTGGCCGAGGCCGTCAAGCCGGTGGTTAATGTCCCGGTGATGGTCACCGGTGGGTTGGGCGACCCGCGGCAGGCCAACCGTGTCATTGAAGAAGGTATCGCCGACCTGGTGGGCATCGGGCGCGCCCTGCTGGCGGACCCGGAGTGGGCCCTGAAGGCGAAAACGGTTGTCAACGGGTAG
- a CDS encoding ABC transporter ATP-binding protein, whose amino-acid sequence MDKFLVEMRGITKRFPGVTANDAVDFTVRAGEIHALLGENGSGKSTLMSILAGLYRPDEGRILVAGRPAVFRSPRDAILAGIGMVHQHFKLVETFTAAENIVLGDDRTPFVPRMRDIEEQIARLSASYGLAVNPRARVWQLSVGERQRVEVVKMLFRGCRMLVLDEPTAVLTPQETRELFATLRRMAKNGHAVVIITHKLQEVMDLADRVTVLRHGRVANGFKRGEFNERDLARAMVGRDLKPPAVRALPARGETVLELRDVRVLNDAGLPGLQDLNLTLSAGEILGVAGVTGNGQRELAEVVTGLRPAVSGRILVGGRDVTNQGPRAFIAAGVAHIPEDRLHTGLAAGLSAVDNLILKEYRARGPGHGIFLNRKEARRRAEQLVADFDVRLASIDAPVRLLSGGNLQRLLLAREISSRPRVIVAAYPARGLDIAATESVYSILEEQRGRGAAILLISEDLDEIFRVSDRIAVLYSGRLAGPVLQASATGHEQVGLLMTGGTMREVAAG is encoded by the coding sequence GTGGACAAGTTTCTGGTCGAGATGCGAGGAATCACCAAGCGCTTCCCCGGGGTAACCGCGAACGATGCCGTCGACTTCACGGTGCGGGCGGGGGAGATCCATGCCCTCCTGGGGGAGAACGGGTCCGGCAAGAGCACCCTGATGTCCATCCTGGCCGGCCTCTACCGTCCCGACGAGGGACGGATCCTGGTCGCCGGGCGGCCGGCTGTGTTCCGTTCCCCGCGGGACGCCATCCTGGCCGGCATCGGGATGGTGCACCAGCACTTCAAGCTGGTGGAGACTTTCACCGCCGCCGAGAACATTGTCCTGGGCGACGACCGCACGCCCTTCGTCCCCCGCATGCGGGACATTGAGGAGCAGATCGCCCGCCTCTCGGCGTCCTACGGCCTGGCGGTGAACCCCCGGGCACGGGTCTGGCAGCTTTCAGTCGGAGAGCGGCAGCGGGTGGAGGTTGTGAAGATGCTGTTCCGGGGCTGCCGCATGCTGGTGCTGGACGAGCCCACGGCCGTGCTCACGCCCCAGGAGACCAGGGAGCTGTTCGCTACCCTGCGGCGGATGGCCAAGAACGGGCATGCCGTGGTCATCATCACCCACAAGCTGCAGGAGGTAATGGACCTGGCCGACCGCGTCACGGTTTTGCGCCACGGGCGTGTGGCCAATGGCTTCAAGCGCGGGGAGTTTAACGAGCGGGACCTCGCCCGGGCGATGGTCGGCCGCGACCTTAAGCCGCCTGCGGTCCGCGCGCTGCCCGCGCGGGGGGAGACCGTGCTGGAACTGCGGGACGTCCGCGTGCTGAACGACGCCGGCCTTCCCGGCCTCCAGGACCTTAACCTGACGCTCTCGGCCGGGGAAATCCTCGGAGTGGCGGGCGTCACCGGGAACGGGCAGCGGGAGCTGGCGGAGGTCGTCACCGGCCTGCGGCCGGCGGTTTCCGGGCGGATTCTTGTCGGGGGCCGGGACGTAACCAACCAGGGCCCCAGGGCCTTCATCGCCGCCGGGGTAGCCCATATTCCGGAAGACAGGTTACACACCGGTTTGGCCGCCGGACTCTCCGCGGTGGACAACCTGATCTTAAAAGAGTACCGTGCCCGGGGGCCGGGCCACGGCATTTTTCTCAACCGCAAGGAGGCACGACGGCGCGCCGAGCAGCTGGTGGCCGACTTCGACGTCCGCCTGGCGAGCATCGACGCGCCGGTAAGGCTCCTGTCGGGCGGCAACCTGCAGCGCCTGCTACTCGCACGCGAGATATCCTCACGTCCACGGGTCATTGTCGCCGCCTATCCGGCCCGGGGGCTGGACATCGCCGCCACGGAAAGTGTCTACAGCATCCTTGAGGAACAGCGGGGCCGGGGCGCGGCCATCCTCCTGATTTCCGAGGACCTGGACGAGATCTTCAGGGTAAGCGACCGGATCGCCGTCCTGTATAGCGGACGCCTGGCGGGGCCGGTGCTCCAGGCCTCCGCGACCGGCCATGAGCAGGTCGGGCTCTTGATGACCGGGGGCACGATGCGGGAGGTGGCGGCGGGATGA
- a CDS encoding VTT domain-containing protein has protein sequence MFGTEFLSAGLVQDITDFLAAYGLWGLIALTFAEASFLPVFPEVLFIPMALINPTLALFYALAATLSSTAGGLFGRWIGLKAGRPLLERLASGRKAQLLENWFQRYGGWAVGLAALTPAPYKFFTIASGVFGVAARPVILGSLFGRGTRFIAEALVIMLAGEQAEEFLARYADELLLAGGLLLLAWVLWRQYLKNSKTG, from the coding sequence GTGTTTGGTACGGAGTTCCTGTCCGCGGGCTTGGTTCAGGATATCACCGATTTCCTTGCGGCTTACGGCCTGTGGGGCTTGATTGCCCTGACCTTCGCCGAGGCGTCCTTTTTACCCGTGTTCCCGGAGGTTCTCTTCATACCGATGGCCCTCATCAACCCCACCCTCGCCCTCTTTTACGCTTTGGCGGCCACGCTGTCGTCAACCGCCGGGGGGCTTTTCGGGCGCTGGATAGGTTTGAAGGCCGGCCGGCCCTTGCTGGAGCGGCTGGCGTCGGGCCGTAAAGCCCAGCTGTTGGAAAACTGGTTCCAGCGCTACGGCGGGTGGGCCGTCGGCCTTGCCGCCCTCACGCCGGCTCCCTACAAGTTCTTCACCATTGCCTCCGGCGTCTTCGGAGTCGCCGCCCGCCCGGTGATCCTGGGTTCCCTCTTCGGCCGGGGAACGCGCTTTATCGCCGAAGCCCTGGTCATCATGCTGGCGGGGGAACAAGCGGAGGAGTTTCTGGCGCGATACGCGGACGAACTGCTTCTGGCCGGCGGTCTTCTGTTGCTGGCCTGGGTACTGTGGCGGCAGTACCTGAAAAACAGCAAGACAGGATAG
- a CDS encoding ABC transporter permease, translating into MSGDFWVALLATAVTAGTPLLYAALGEVLAERAGVLNLGVEGMMLVGAVAGFAVALYSGNPWAGVLTATLAGGALAFIHACLTVTLRANQVVSGLALTLFGTGLSGYLGKPLVGLPLPEAFKPVALPGLSEIPFLGPILFRQDPLVLLSYLLAPLLWFLVFRTRAGLHLRAVGENPAAADSLGVNVFATRYLYVVLGGMLAGVGGAYISLAYVPTWMENMTAGRGWIALALVIFATWNPLYALAGSYFFGGIDALGFRLQALNVSVAPYFLKMLPYLFTVGVLVLVTRKRFLIRIGAPRALGLPYDREER; encoded by the coding sequence GTGAGCGGAGATTTCTGGGTGGCGCTCCTGGCCACCGCCGTGACGGCGGGGACGCCGCTCCTCTACGCCGCCCTGGGCGAGGTCCTGGCCGAGCGGGCCGGGGTGCTCAACCTGGGCGTCGAGGGGATGATGCTGGTGGGGGCGGTGGCGGGTTTCGCCGTGGCCCTGTATTCCGGCAACCCCTGGGCCGGGGTGCTGACCGCCACCCTCGCCGGGGGGGCCCTGGCGTTCATCCATGCCTGCCTGACCGTTACCCTGCGGGCCAACCAGGTCGTCAGCGGCCTGGCGTTAACCCTTTTCGGGACCGGGCTGTCCGGCTACCTGGGAAAACCGCTGGTCGGCCTACCTTTGCCGGAGGCCTTTAAGCCGGTCGCCCTGCCCGGGCTGTCCGAGATCCCGTTTTTGGGGCCCATCCTGTTCCGCCAGGACCCCCTGGTCCTGTTAAGCTACCTCCTGGCACCTCTGCTCTGGTTCCTGGTCTTTCGCACCCGCGCGGGGCTCCACCTGCGCGCCGTGGGTGAAAACCCGGCGGCCGCCGACTCCCTGGGGGTTAACGTCTTCGCCACCCGTTACCTCTATGTCGTCCTCGGCGGGATGCTGGCCGGCGTCGGGGGGGCTTACATCTCCCTGGCCTACGTCCCGACCTGGATGGAAAACATGACCGCCGGCCGGGGCTGGATCGCTCTGGCCCTGGTCATCTTCGCCACCTGGAACCCATTGTACGCCCTGGCCGGCTCCTACTTCTTCGGCGGTATCGACGCCCTGGGGTTCCGCCTGCAGGCACTCAACGTCAGCGTGGCACCCTACTTCCTCAAAATGTTGCCGTACCTCTTCACCGTGGGGGTCCTGGTCCTTGTGACCCGCAAGAGGTTCCTGATCCGCATCGGCGCCCCGCGGGCCCTCGGGCTGCCCTACGACCGCGAAGAACGCTGA